The DNA segment CACTATAGTCGCCGGGAGGCGTGAAGGCCAGGCCTGCAAATACGAATATGAGAAGCCATAAGGCGTCTATTATAGCCCAGTTCACCAGGTTGTATCTCATCCTCCATGCTCTCTTCGAGTGAGCCCAAACCATAATGGTAAACTGGGTGAAAGCCCTGGCCACGCCCCCCAGCATACTCAACCGGAGACACCCCTCCGCTGAGCGATCTTTTCTAGGTATTCCAGCGCTAACAGGCCGCCCACGTTATAAACCAGAGACATGAGTGCGAAGGCGTACAACACAATATATAGGAGTTTCACGCCGGGGGCGTCGAACCCTGATACCAGCTTTGCTGACTCCACCACATACGTTACCGGGATGGCCCTAGAGGCCCACTCGAGCAGCCTTGGCAGGAGTTCCACGGGGTAGAAAACACCAGCGAGTAGTAGGAGAAGCGGGTTCAGGAAGCCCAGAACATTACCCTCTTCCCTTGCTACTATAGACAAGAGGCTCGCTACAACCGCTATGCCCATCAACGGTATCATGCCAAGGAACACTATAGCTACTATAGCCATAAGCCTGAGGAAAGAGTCGAGGCCGCCTAGTAAGAGTATGAGAGGCGCTATAGAGACATAGTTTATGGCGATTGAGAATATGGTCAGAGTAGTGCCAGACGCCAAGAGGTAGATCGAGAACCTTGGAGAGGAGAGGATAACGTATGGAAGAGTGCCCAGCCAGCGGTGCCAGAGGAGAGAGTTTGAAGTGTAGTCGATAATCCCTACGGCCGTGAAAGCTACTGCACTAGCTACAGCAAGAAATATTAGGGGATCTTTCACGCCAGTCACAGCCTTGTAATATTCTATGCTTCCATAGCTCGTACCCAGTATGTAGATTGACACCATCATCAGATACGGCCATGAGAGCGTTATTATGGTGTACTGTTTGTTGCGCCTAAGCTCCATGAGCCTAAACTCCGCCTCGGCCCTCGCAAGCCTTAGGAAAATGCTGAACAGGCTGCTGGCCGAGCTGGGTCGAGCGGCCATGGCGGCTAAGCCCCCCCGTCACCTGGCTATTCTACCCCTCACCCGCCCCTGCTGCGCGTCGACGCTCCCGCTAACAGCGACGAAAACGTCCTCTAGAGAGGGCTCTAGAGCCTTTATCTCGAGTACCTTAAACTTGTACTGGTAGGCTAGCCGCGTTACATAGTCTATTATAGGCTCCGCGGGCTCCTCCCGACTAACAGAGATCCTGAAGGTAAGCACACCCTCAGAAAAGGTCACACCCCCAACTAGCCTATTGGCGTACTCGCTTCTAACCTTCGAGAAGAACTTTTTTGCTGCTTGACCGTCTCCTCTCACCTTAAACTCTAGGTTTACCGAGTTGAAAACCCTCTTTTTGAGCTCATCTGGGGTGCCCTCCATAGCTATTCTCCCACCTACTATGATTGCGGCCCTGTCGCTGACCAGCTCGGCCTCAACCATGTTGTGGGTAGTTATAAATATGGTCCGGCCTTCAGAGGCCAGTCTTTTTATAACTCCTCTGATAGTCCTAGCGCTAGCCGGGTCAAGACCCAGGGTCGGCTCGTCGAGGATAAGCACCTCAGGGTCTTTTAGAAGGACCCTGGCAAGCCCGAGTCTCGCCTTCATACCCAGGCTCATCTCCTCGAACGGCTTATCAGCACCACCCAGGTCCTTGAGACCAACTATATCCAATACCTCCTCTATCCTGCTCTTAAGCTCCCGCGAGGGTATTCCGTAGAGCCTGCCGAAATAGTACAGGTTCTCCCGGCCAGTAAGCTTCCAGTAGAACCCTCGCTCTACGGACAGCATTACACCTATTCTCCTCCTAACCTCCCACCTCTCCTTTACAACGTCGAAACCCGCTACCCTAGCCTCACCACCGTCAGGGTCGAGAAGGGTTGCTAGTATCCTGACGGTAGTAGTCTTCCCCGCTCCATTAGGGCCTAGAAAAGAGTAGATTTCACCCTTGTATACCCTGAACGATACGCCCCTAAGCGCCTCCACAACTCTTCTCCTGATACGGCCGCTCACAAACCGTTTTACCAGGTTGCTAGCTTCTATCATGGCCTCAGCCACAGCCCTTACTCCCCCGTACCCAGGTTAAGTGTAGCTATACACTAAACAGTCGCAGAGGCCTCTTTAAATGCATCCAGGGTTATTAAATTGTTTTTAACAGTAATTACGTTGTTAGATCGATACTGCGATGCTAAGGCAGCAAATACTTTATAAACGGTCCTCAAACGCTTCATACGCAGTCTCCCAAACTATTATTATTATGCCGCGGAAATTTAGGGGCGCTTCCCGATCTCTCGCTACCTGCTAAAAACAGTCTCTGGAGATATAGTGTTATAGCTGGTCAACGCTTATAGATAGTGGAAAACTCTTATAGCCTTTGGTGTGCTGACGCTGTGGAAAAGCCTAGGGTTTTCGTTACGAGAGAAGTTTTCCAAGAGGCTCTAGAACTCCTCTCCAAGTATTATGAAGTTGAAGTTTGGG comes from the Aeropyrum camini SY1 = JCM 12091 genome and includes:
- a CDS encoding ABC transporter permease, whose protein sequence is MAARPSSASSLFSIFLRLARAEAEFRLMELRRNKQYTIITLSWPYLMMVSIYILGTSYGSIEYYKAVTGVKDPLIFLAVASAVAFTAVGIIDYTSNSLLWHRWLGTLPYVILSSPRFSIYLLASGTTLTIFSIAINYVSIAPLILLLGGLDSFLRLMAIVAIVFLGMIPLMGIAVVASLLSIVAREEGNVLGFLNPLLLLLAGVFYPVELLPRLLEWASRAIPVTYVVESAKLVSGFDAPGVKLLYIVLYAFALMSLVYNVGGLLALEYLEKIAQRRGVSG
- a CDS encoding ABC transporter ATP-binding protein; protein product: MAEAMIEASNLVKRFVSGRIRRRVVEALRGVSFRVYKGEIYSFLGPNGAGKTTTVRILATLLDPDGGEARVAGFDVVKERWEVRRRIGVMLSVERGFYWKLTGRENLYYFGRLYGIPSRELKSRIEEVLDIVGLKDLGGADKPFEEMSLGMKARLGLARVLLKDPEVLILDEPTLGLDPASARTIRGVIKRLASEGRTIFITTHNMVEAELVSDRAAIIVGGRIAMEGTPDELKKRVFNSVNLEFKVRGDGQAAKKFFSKVRSEYANRLVGGVTFSEGVLTFRISVSREEPAEPIIDYVTRLAYQYKFKVLEIKALEPSLEDVFVAVSGSVDAQQGRVRGRIAR